One part of the Chthonomonadales bacterium genome encodes these proteins:
- a CDS encoding glycosyl hydrolase 53 family protein: MGFTPWPPEMSARGLETAARFIDRHADMVSLMLIGGLPWQEALDGAPFPADVRRQLAYRPPKGHRLFLSISPLNMDRGGLAPYWGEKDNLPLPAAWAGRRFDSPEVIGALTAFTLRAVDALKPGVLAIGVESNVLLSRDRDAWGRYKTMHRAVYLAVKRAHPMLPVCFTTEVNHYLERATEARGTGQAAEVAGLMRWSDLFAMSYYPHMSWETRWPIPDSFLGFARRFGKPVAVSETGMLSRPVTVRGIALRGGEADQRQYYDVLLRAAMRDRYRFVVTFCTTDYEKLLPAIPAAARDLASIWTFTGLQASDGRAKPALALWDRYLAMPLDAASPTARP; the protein is encoded by the coding sequence ATGGGATTCACCCCCTGGCCGCCCGAGATGTCGGCGCGGGGGCTGGAGACGGCCGCGCGCTTCATCGACCGCCATGCCGACATGGTCTCGCTGATGCTGATCGGCGGCCTGCCCTGGCAGGAGGCGCTCGACGGCGCGCCGTTCCCCGCCGACGTTCGGCGGCAACTCGCCTACCGTCCCCCGAAGGGTCACCGGTTGTTTCTGTCCATCTCGCCGCTCAACATGGACCGGGGCGGCCTGGCGCCCTACTGGGGCGAGAAGGACAACCTGCCTCTGCCCGCCGCCTGGGCCGGGCGCCGCTTCGACAGCCCGGAGGTCATCGGAGCCCTCACCGCCTTCACGCTGCGCGCCGTCGACGCCCTCAAGCCCGGCGTGCTGGCCATCGGCGTCGAGAGCAACGTTCTGCTCTCCCGCGACCGCGACGCGTGGGGGAGGTACAAGACGATGCATCGCGCCGTCTATCTCGCCGTGAAGCGGGCGCACCCGATGCTGCCCGTCTGTTTCACGACCGAGGTCAACCACTACCTGGAGCGCGCGACCGAGGCACGGGGCACCGGTCAGGCGGCCGAGGTGGCGGGCCTGATGCGCTGGAGCGACCTCTTCGCCATGAGCTACTACCCGCACATGTCGTGGGAGACGCGCTGGCCCATCCCGGACAGTTTCCTCGGCTTCGCGCGGCGCTTTGGCAAACCCGTCGCCGTCAGCGAGACCGGCATGCTCTCACGCCCGGTCACGGTGCGCGGGATCGCCCTGCGCGGCGGCGAGGCCGACCAGCGCCAGTACTACGACGTGCTCCTGCGCGCGGCGATGCGCGACCGCTACCGCTTCGTGGTCACCTTCTGCACCACGGACTACGAGAAGCTGCTGCCGGCGATCCCGGCGGCGGCTCGCGACCTGGCGAGCATCTGGACCTTCACCGGCCTTCAGGCGAGCGACGGCCGCGCGAAGCCGGCGCTGGCGCTCTGGGACCGCTACCTGGCCATGCCGCTCGACGCGGCGAGCCCGACGGCACGGCCCTGA
- a CDS encoding D-galactonate dehydratase family protein has product MQITEVRVILTCPGRNYLFVKVLTDQPGLYGVGEGTLSGSESVVAEAVRHVAHLLVGRDPQRIEDLWHLVYRQGYWRGGPVFMAALAAIDLALWDIKGKQAGLPVYQLLGGLARDGVMCYSHAAGRDPVETEDHARRLIAEGFRVVRCQVGPYGGAGVIGQEPPITPGTPPTSVYEPTPYLLSVPRLFAHLRDKLGMEVELFHDVHEQLSPIEAARLAKELEPYRLFFLEDPLMPEHRESWPLVRAASTTPLAIGEILTSRWDCLPLFVNRWIDFVRIKPLHVGGLTEARKILILAEPFNVRSAFHGAADVGPVAQAASVSLQAVIPNFGVQEWTRFPEAVYEVVSGVCAMRQGFLYPNERPGLGVDVDEEKAARYPYQRAFMPLVRRADGSMHVY; this is encoded by the coding sequence ATGCAGATCACCGAGGTCCGCGTCATCCTCACCTGCCCGGGCCGCAACTACCTCTTCGTCAAGGTCCTCACCGACCAGCCCGGCCTCTACGGCGTGGGCGAGGGCACGCTCAGCGGCAGCGAGAGCGTCGTCGCCGAGGCCGTCCGCCACGTCGCCCACCTCCTCGTCGGGCGCGACCCGCAGCGCATCGAGGACCTCTGGCACCTCGTCTACCGGCAGGGCTACTGGCGCGGGGGGCCCGTCTTCATGGCCGCGCTCGCCGCGATCGACCTGGCCCTCTGGGACATCAAGGGCAAGCAGGCCGGCCTGCCGGTCTACCAGCTCCTAGGCGGCCTCGCGCGCGACGGCGTGATGTGCTACAGCCACGCCGCCGGCCGCGACCCCGTGGAGACCGAGGATCACGCGCGCCGCCTGATAGCGGAGGGCTTCCGCGTGGTGCGCTGCCAGGTCGGCCCATACGGCGGCGCCGGCGTCATCGGCCAGGAGCCGCCGATCACGCCCGGCACGCCGCCCACGAGCGTCTACGAGCCCACCCCCTACCTGCTCTCCGTGCCCCGCCTCTTCGCCCACCTGCGCGACAAGCTCGGCATGGAGGTCGAGCTGTTCCACGACGTCCACGAGCAGCTCAGCCCCATCGAGGCCGCCCGCCTGGCCAAGGAGCTCGAGCCCTATCGTCTCTTCTTCCTCGAGGACCCGCTCATGCCCGAGCACCGCGAGTCGTGGCCTCTCGTGCGCGCGGCCTCCACCACCCCCCTCGCCATCGGAGAGATCCTCACGTCACGCTGGGACTGCCTGCCGCTCTTCGTGAACCGTTGGATCGACTTTGTCCGGATCAAGCCGCTGCACGTCGGCGGCCTCACGGAGGCCCGCAAGATCCTGATCCTGGCCGAGCCCTTCAACGTGCGCAGCGCCTTCCACGGCGCGGCCGACGTCGGACCCGTGGCGCAGGCCGCCAGCGTCTCGCTGCAGGCCGTCATCCCCAACTTCGGCGTACAGGAGTGGACCCGCTTCCCCGAGGCCGTCTATGAGGTGGTCTCCGGCGTCTGCGCGATGCGCCAGGGCTTCCTCTACCCGAACGAGCGGCCGGGCCTCGGCGTGGATGTGGATGAAGAGAAGGCGGCGCGCTACCCCTACCAGCGCGCGTTCATGCCGCTTGTGCGCCGCGCGGACGGCTCGATGCACGTCTACTGA